One Stigmatopora argus isolate UIUO_Sarg chromosome 20, RoL_Sarg_1.0, whole genome shotgun sequence genomic region harbors:
- the nhsl2 gene encoding NHS-like protein 2 isoform X1, with amino-acid sequence MPFCKRAVLPRDLCKAVVGTPTTPILFAELADVCAFALASVLRQLADLSRHSLGVLEELEGELASVCRRSGALEGRLGRVVEMLRHTPYPASAGPEAESVRRSSGGSRIGEQRGSGEHGRGDGAAHPGSPWQQSVNIFGSWSRPECVEELHQQAQLNLQSLLQDFEEQLCDGKTAGQTFRRPPPDDKQSDFIFLPASKQLYEDETASSVFGLRCLASPSSSLSPSPCDSDRPPSSWGSGPPVAEKPRWQLGRRPATQDAAGEGGPFHGADLPRHSASPSPVEDFLQPRSLEAVTETPRQNLVLRKIRSNLDSSSPAGLCGKGDHLGTMEHSGLICSNTPSGTWNGPKGSTFSPGAWNEPYNYVAKKGPAVPPKQHSVIGHTADGGQEGLMFVTNSQSETSGKQRTNPPGVGMRSETEGAAADDRKVQPGRGRGMSARSVAAANAFKFRERSLSTPTDSGSFCFTEIGAEQPSAGNGMSAEHNWQRDHFMGLGENYALLYPRGSSEDSASTTDTVSVSASDYGPEGRSCLRSRSISLKKSKRKPPPPVRSVSLMKNLGQAEGRIHQQGGLHRDGRPKSLHIPRDHYPDFQPDFLTPTSKSGELGPGRGDRPPNLEVHVPERVAELTLSGPWQLGEWKANDPYRSLSGSSTATGTTVIECTKARGSSESLLNSPATSRAASPSHLLAETDVKPSSPFKPPGLLSPSSGYSSQSETPTPTVPLSHSTGAGATLPSGISGCKMRPKIPERKSSLPSPKDPTARSRLSFEMPGNAHPELSSLKPKQKASRRHSDTSAAARPGKMSPSSSRVPPVVSQNELKTIRLRSVSRGDLEDCPDGASDTIEEEQHCRDFDHDASPPPTLPKPKPKPPVAVKPPLPRRPLNLLLKSQSSTPPLTPDSPPGSPVDRPVPLGNIYKVMKKPKPKKPPSQTQSNPPAILDPTSTPAHPDQFLFDLPDPQPLLEETLLDPGFGGRLPLGPEDGGSLPFPCSNQEVLELQDKSKTLPSRMTISCLAEISDKKKSKVPPPVPKKPNVLLLPSTGHPSGAESQTTPTDSPVGLPCPWDASPPENIPGSPPTSTRDENHLGAQPLADSFPDLEGKTSTASLAAGDGVACDKTVLRIVEESDEDFLASAPATHTTEDLFTIIHRSKRKVLGRKEPCDSFGSRQSLTSPVKQTNLTVGGSQRSSSRNENFMALLQKKGSKSSSAGTRVSAAELLKSTNPLARRATDGGEVQSAQ; translated from the exons CCTCCGCCGGACCAGAGGCGGAGAGCGTCAGGCGCAGTAGCGGCGGCAGCCGCATCGGCGAGCAGCGAGGGAGCGGCGAGCACGGCCGCGGCGACGGCGCGGCCCACCCGGGGTCTCCATGGCAACAGAGCGTGAACATCTTCGGTTCCTGGAGCAGACCCGAGTGCGTGGAAGAGTTGCACCAGCAGGCGCAGCTTAATCTCCAGAGCTTGCTGCAAG ACTTTGAGGAGCAGCTGTGCGACGGCAAGACGGCAGGTCAGACCTTCCGCCGCCCGCCCCCCGACGACAAGCAGTCCGACTTCATCTTTCTG CCGGCGTCCAAGCAACTCTACGAGGATGAGACCGCCTCCTCCGTCTTCGGACTGAGGTGCTTGGCCAGCCCGTCCTCGTCGCTCTCGCCGTCCCCCTGCGACTCCGACCGCCCCCCGTCCAGCTGGGGCTCGGGACCACCCGTCGCCGAGAAACCTCGCTGGCAACTCGGCAGACGCCCGGCGACTCAGGACGCCGCAG GTGAAGGGGGTCCATTTCATGGTGCGGACCTCCCGCGCCACTCGGCGTCCCCCTCCCCGGTGGAGGACTTCCTTCAACCGCGCTCCCTGGAAGCCGTCACGGAAACCCCTCGCCAGAACCTGGTCCTGAGGAAGATCCGATCCAACCTGGACTCTAGCTCGCCTGCGGGTCTGTGTGGCAAAGGGGACCACTTGGGAACCATGGAGCACTCTGGTCTGATTTGCTCTAACACGCCCTCCGGGACCTGGAACGGGCCGAAGGGGTCCACCTTCTCGCCCGGAGCTTGGAACGAACCGTACAACTACGTTGCCAAGAAGGGGCCGGCGGTCCCGCCCAAACAGCACAGCGTCATTGGTCACACGGCAGATGGGGGTCAGGAAGGGTTGATGTTCGTGACCAACTCGCAGTCGGAGACTTCCGGGAAGCAGAGGACCAACCCGCCGGGGGTGGGCATGAGGAGCGAGACAGAGGGGGCCGCGGCCGACGACAGGAAAGTCCAGCCCGGTAGGGGAAGGGGGATGTCGGCGCGCTCGGTAGCCGCGGCCAACGCCTTCAAGTTCCGGGAACGTTCTCTCTCCACGCCCACGGACTCTGGATCCTTTTGCTTCACGGAGATTGGGGCGGAGCAACCGTCGGCGGGGAACGGGATGTCGGCGGAGCACAATTGGCAGCGCGATCACTTCATGGGTCTGGGCGAGAATTACGCCCTCCTCTACCCGAGGGGGAGCTCCGAAGACAGCGCCAGCACCACCGACACCGTCTCCGTTTCGGCTTCGGACTACGGTCCCGAAGGACGCTCGTGCCTGCGCTCGCGGTCCATCTCGCTGAAAAAGTCCAAGCGCAAGCCGCCGCCCCCGGTCAGGAGCGTCTCTCTCATGAAGAACCTGGGCCAGGCCGAGGGAAGGATCCATCAACAGGGGGGACTTCATCGGGATGGACGACCCAAGAGCCTGCACATCCCCAGGGACCATTACCCTGACTTCCAGCCCGATTTCCTCACCCCCACCTCCAAATCCGGGGAGCTCGGCCCGGGAAGGGGCGACCGACCTCCCAACTTGGAGGTCCACGTGCCAGAGAGGGTGGCAGAACTGACTCTATCCGGTCCCTGGCAGCTTGGAGAGTGGAAGGCCAATGACCCCTACCG GTCTTTATCGGGGTCCAGTACCGCAACGGGCACGACGGTCATTGAATGTACGAAAGCCAGAGGCAGCTCGGAGTCCCTGCTCAACTCGCCCGCCACCTCCAGGGCCGCATCACCCTCGCACCTCTTGGCGGAGACGGACGTCAAGCCGTCTTCGCCCTTCAAACCGCCCGGGCTCTTGTCCCCGTCGAGCGGCTATTCCAGTCAGTCGGAGACCCCCACGCCGACCGTGCCGCTCAGTCACTCAACCGGCGCCGGGGCGACGCTCCCGTCCGGGATCTCGGGCTGTAAGATGCGGCCCAAGATTCCCGAGAGAAAGTCTTCGCTCCCGTCGCCAAAGGATCCCACCGCCAGGTCCAGGTTGTCCTTTGAGATGCCGGGAAACGCCCACCCGGAGCTGTCGTCCCTCAAGCCGAAGCAAAAGGCCAGCCGGCGGCATTCGGAcacgtcggcggcggcgagacCTGGGAAAATGAGCCCTAGCTCTTCGCGGGTTCCCCCCGTGGTCAGCCAGAACGAGCTGAAAACCATTCGCCTTCGTTCTGTCTCGCGAGGCGATCTGGAGGACTGCCCGGACGGCGCGTCCGATACCATCGAGGAAGAACAACACTGCCGAGACTTTGACCACGACGCGAGCCCGCCTCCCACTctacccaaacccaaacccaagccaCCGGTCGCTGTCAAACCGCCTCTCCCGAGACGGCCCCTTAACCTGCTTCTCAAGTCGCAGTCCTCCACGCCCCCCCTAACCCCGGACTCGCCACCCGGGTCGCCCGTGGACCGCCCCGTCCCACTAGGCAACATCTACAAAGTCATGAAGAAACCTAAACCCAAAAAACCTCCGTCCCAAACTCAATCGAACCCACCCGCAATCCTGGACCCTACCTCGACGCCGGCCCATCCCGACCAGTTTCTCTTTGACCTTCCGGACCCCCAACCCCTCCTGGAAGAAACCTTGCTGGATCCGGGGTTCGGTGGCCGCCTTCCATTGGGGCCAGAGGACGGAGGCTCCCTCCCCTTTCCCTGCAGTAACCAGGAAGTCCTTGAACTCCAGGACAAGAGCAAGACCCTCCCTTCAAGAATGACCATCTCCTGTCTTGCCGAGATCTCTGACAAGAAGAAATCCAAG GTTCCTCCGCCAGTCCCGAAAAAGCCCAACGTCCTCCTCCTACCATCGACCGGCCACCCCTCCGGCGCAGAGAGCCAGACCACGCCTACAGACAGCCCGGTGGGCCTCCCGTGTCCCTGGGACGCCTCCCCCCCGGAAAATATTCCCGGCAGTCCTCCAACGTCAACCCGGGACGAGAACCACTTGGGAGCCCAACCCTTGGCGGACTCCTTCCCGGATCTGGAAGGCAAAACCTCAACCGCGAGTCTTGCGGCAG GCGACGGCGTGGCCTGCGATAAAACGGTTCTTCGCATCGTGGAGGAATCGGACGAGGACTTCCTCGCCAGCGCCCCCGCGACGCACACGACCGAAGACCTGTTCACCATCATACACAG GTCCAAGCGAAAGGTCCTGGGTCGCAAGGAGCCTTGCGACTCCTTCGGAAGCCGCCAGAGTCTGACGTCCCCGGTCAAACAGACCAACCTGACCGTGGGGGGCAGCCAGAGGTCCAGCTCCCGCAACGAGAACTTCATGGCCCTGCTCCAGAAAAAGGGGAGTAAGTCTTCCAGCGCTGGGACCAGGGTGTCCGCCGCCGAACTCCTTAAAAGCACAAACCCGCTGGCGCGTCGGGCGACCGACGGCGGCGAGGTGCAGTCCGCACAGTGA
- the nhsl2 gene encoding NHS-like protein 2 isoform X2, which yields MFWDRKNSTGNPQRRPKGRHRPKSATASAGPEAESVRRSSGGSRIGEQRGSGEHGRGDGAAHPGSPWQQSVNIFGSWSRPECVEELHQQAQLNLQSLLQDFEEQLCDGKTAGQTFRRPPPDDKQSDFIFLPASKQLYEDETASSVFGLRCLASPSSSLSPSPCDSDRPPSSWGSGPPVAEKPRWQLGRRPATQDAAGEGGPFHGADLPRHSASPSPVEDFLQPRSLEAVTETPRQNLVLRKIRSNLDSSSPAGLCGKGDHLGTMEHSGLICSNTPSGTWNGPKGSTFSPGAWNEPYNYVAKKGPAVPPKQHSVIGHTADGGQEGLMFVTNSQSETSGKQRTNPPGVGMRSETEGAAADDRKVQPGRGRGMSARSVAAANAFKFRERSLSTPTDSGSFCFTEIGAEQPSAGNGMSAEHNWQRDHFMGLGENYALLYPRGSSEDSASTTDTVSVSASDYGPEGRSCLRSRSISLKKSKRKPPPPVRSVSLMKNLGQAEGRIHQQGGLHRDGRPKSLHIPRDHYPDFQPDFLTPTSKSGELGPGRGDRPPNLEVHVPERVAELTLSGPWQLGEWKANDPYRSLSGSSTATGTTVIECTKARGSSESLLNSPATSRAASPSHLLAETDVKPSSPFKPPGLLSPSSGYSSQSETPTPTVPLSHSTGAGATLPSGISGCKMRPKIPERKSSLPSPKDPTARSRLSFEMPGNAHPELSSLKPKQKASRRHSDTSAAARPGKMSPSSSRVPPVVSQNELKTIRLRSVSRGDLEDCPDGASDTIEEEQHCRDFDHDASPPPTLPKPKPKPPVAVKPPLPRRPLNLLLKSQSSTPPLTPDSPPGSPVDRPVPLGNIYKVMKKPKPKKPPSQTQSNPPAILDPTSTPAHPDQFLFDLPDPQPLLEETLLDPGFGGRLPLGPEDGGSLPFPCSNQEVLELQDKSKTLPSRMTISCLAEISDKKKSKVPPPVPKKPNVLLLPSTGHPSGAESQTTPTDSPVGLPCPWDASPPENIPGSPPTSTRDENHLGAQPLADSFPDLEGKTSTASLAAGDGVACDKTVLRIVEESDEDFLASAPATHTTEDLFTIIHRSKRKVLGRKEPCDSFGSRQSLTSPVKQTNLTVGGSQRSSSRNENFMALLQKKGSKSSSAGTRVSAAELLKSTNPLARRATDGGEVQSAQ from the exons ATGTTTTGGGACAGGAAGAATAGTACCGGCAACCCCCAGAGGAGGCCCAAAGGCAGACACCGACCCAAATCGGCAACAG CCTCCGCCGGACCAGAGGCGGAGAGCGTCAGGCGCAGTAGCGGCGGCAGCCGCATCGGCGAGCAGCGAGGGAGCGGCGAGCACGGCCGCGGCGACGGCGCGGCCCACCCGGGGTCTCCATGGCAACAGAGCGTGAACATCTTCGGTTCCTGGAGCAGACCCGAGTGCGTGGAAGAGTTGCACCAGCAGGCGCAGCTTAATCTCCAGAGCTTGCTGCAAG ACTTTGAGGAGCAGCTGTGCGACGGCAAGACGGCAGGTCAGACCTTCCGCCGCCCGCCCCCCGACGACAAGCAGTCCGACTTCATCTTTCTG CCGGCGTCCAAGCAACTCTACGAGGATGAGACCGCCTCCTCCGTCTTCGGACTGAGGTGCTTGGCCAGCCCGTCCTCGTCGCTCTCGCCGTCCCCCTGCGACTCCGACCGCCCCCCGTCCAGCTGGGGCTCGGGACCACCCGTCGCCGAGAAACCTCGCTGGCAACTCGGCAGACGCCCGGCGACTCAGGACGCCGCAG GTGAAGGGGGTCCATTTCATGGTGCGGACCTCCCGCGCCACTCGGCGTCCCCCTCCCCGGTGGAGGACTTCCTTCAACCGCGCTCCCTGGAAGCCGTCACGGAAACCCCTCGCCAGAACCTGGTCCTGAGGAAGATCCGATCCAACCTGGACTCTAGCTCGCCTGCGGGTCTGTGTGGCAAAGGGGACCACTTGGGAACCATGGAGCACTCTGGTCTGATTTGCTCTAACACGCCCTCCGGGACCTGGAACGGGCCGAAGGGGTCCACCTTCTCGCCCGGAGCTTGGAACGAACCGTACAACTACGTTGCCAAGAAGGGGCCGGCGGTCCCGCCCAAACAGCACAGCGTCATTGGTCACACGGCAGATGGGGGTCAGGAAGGGTTGATGTTCGTGACCAACTCGCAGTCGGAGACTTCCGGGAAGCAGAGGACCAACCCGCCGGGGGTGGGCATGAGGAGCGAGACAGAGGGGGCCGCGGCCGACGACAGGAAAGTCCAGCCCGGTAGGGGAAGGGGGATGTCGGCGCGCTCGGTAGCCGCGGCCAACGCCTTCAAGTTCCGGGAACGTTCTCTCTCCACGCCCACGGACTCTGGATCCTTTTGCTTCACGGAGATTGGGGCGGAGCAACCGTCGGCGGGGAACGGGATGTCGGCGGAGCACAATTGGCAGCGCGATCACTTCATGGGTCTGGGCGAGAATTACGCCCTCCTCTACCCGAGGGGGAGCTCCGAAGACAGCGCCAGCACCACCGACACCGTCTCCGTTTCGGCTTCGGACTACGGTCCCGAAGGACGCTCGTGCCTGCGCTCGCGGTCCATCTCGCTGAAAAAGTCCAAGCGCAAGCCGCCGCCCCCGGTCAGGAGCGTCTCTCTCATGAAGAACCTGGGCCAGGCCGAGGGAAGGATCCATCAACAGGGGGGACTTCATCGGGATGGACGACCCAAGAGCCTGCACATCCCCAGGGACCATTACCCTGACTTCCAGCCCGATTTCCTCACCCCCACCTCCAAATCCGGGGAGCTCGGCCCGGGAAGGGGCGACCGACCTCCCAACTTGGAGGTCCACGTGCCAGAGAGGGTGGCAGAACTGACTCTATCCGGTCCCTGGCAGCTTGGAGAGTGGAAGGCCAATGACCCCTACCG GTCTTTATCGGGGTCCAGTACCGCAACGGGCACGACGGTCATTGAATGTACGAAAGCCAGAGGCAGCTCGGAGTCCCTGCTCAACTCGCCCGCCACCTCCAGGGCCGCATCACCCTCGCACCTCTTGGCGGAGACGGACGTCAAGCCGTCTTCGCCCTTCAAACCGCCCGGGCTCTTGTCCCCGTCGAGCGGCTATTCCAGTCAGTCGGAGACCCCCACGCCGACCGTGCCGCTCAGTCACTCAACCGGCGCCGGGGCGACGCTCCCGTCCGGGATCTCGGGCTGTAAGATGCGGCCCAAGATTCCCGAGAGAAAGTCTTCGCTCCCGTCGCCAAAGGATCCCACCGCCAGGTCCAGGTTGTCCTTTGAGATGCCGGGAAACGCCCACCCGGAGCTGTCGTCCCTCAAGCCGAAGCAAAAGGCCAGCCGGCGGCATTCGGAcacgtcggcggcggcgagacCTGGGAAAATGAGCCCTAGCTCTTCGCGGGTTCCCCCCGTGGTCAGCCAGAACGAGCTGAAAACCATTCGCCTTCGTTCTGTCTCGCGAGGCGATCTGGAGGACTGCCCGGACGGCGCGTCCGATACCATCGAGGAAGAACAACACTGCCGAGACTTTGACCACGACGCGAGCCCGCCTCCCACTctacccaaacccaaacccaagccaCCGGTCGCTGTCAAACCGCCTCTCCCGAGACGGCCCCTTAACCTGCTTCTCAAGTCGCAGTCCTCCACGCCCCCCCTAACCCCGGACTCGCCACCCGGGTCGCCCGTGGACCGCCCCGTCCCACTAGGCAACATCTACAAAGTCATGAAGAAACCTAAACCCAAAAAACCTCCGTCCCAAACTCAATCGAACCCACCCGCAATCCTGGACCCTACCTCGACGCCGGCCCATCCCGACCAGTTTCTCTTTGACCTTCCGGACCCCCAACCCCTCCTGGAAGAAACCTTGCTGGATCCGGGGTTCGGTGGCCGCCTTCCATTGGGGCCAGAGGACGGAGGCTCCCTCCCCTTTCCCTGCAGTAACCAGGAAGTCCTTGAACTCCAGGACAAGAGCAAGACCCTCCCTTCAAGAATGACCATCTCCTGTCTTGCCGAGATCTCTGACAAGAAGAAATCCAAG GTTCCTCCGCCAGTCCCGAAAAAGCCCAACGTCCTCCTCCTACCATCGACCGGCCACCCCTCCGGCGCAGAGAGCCAGACCACGCCTACAGACAGCCCGGTGGGCCTCCCGTGTCCCTGGGACGCCTCCCCCCCGGAAAATATTCCCGGCAGTCCTCCAACGTCAACCCGGGACGAGAACCACTTGGGAGCCCAACCCTTGGCGGACTCCTTCCCGGATCTGGAAGGCAAAACCTCAACCGCGAGTCTTGCGGCAG GCGACGGCGTGGCCTGCGATAAAACGGTTCTTCGCATCGTGGAGGAATCGGACGAGGACTTCCTCGCCAGCGCCCCCGCGACGCACACGACCGAAGACCTGTTCACCATCATACACAG GTCCAAGCGAAAGGTCCTGGGTCGCAAGGAGCCTTGCGACTCCTTCGGAAGCCGCCAGAGTCTGACGTCCCCGGTCAAACAGACCAACCTGACCGTGGGGGGCAGCCAGAGGTCCAGCTCCCGCAACGAGAACTTCATGGCCCTGCTCCAGAAAAAGGGGAGTAAGTCTTCCAGCGCTGGGACCAGGGTGTCCGCCGCCGAACTCCTTAAAAGCACAAACCCGCTGGCGCGTCGGGCGACCGACGGCGGCGAGGTGCAGTCCGCACAGTGA